The Terriglobia bacterium genome contains a region encoding:
- a CDS encoding cobalamin B12-binding domain-containing protein, producing MTDKKIRVLVAKPGLDGHDRGAKVIARALRDAGMEVIYTGLRQTPEQIVNAALQEDVDAIGLSILSGAHMHLFPRIMELKREKKLDDVILIAGGIIPDHDIPELKKMGIAEIFPPGSSLEEIVNFVRNHVR from the coding sequence ATGACTGACAAGAAAATCCGAGTACTCGTTGCCAAACCCGGTCTGGACGGACACGACCGGGGGGCGAAGGTGATTGCGCGTGCACTCCGGGACGCCGGCATGGAGGTGATCTACACTGGTTTGCGCCAGACCCCGGAGCAGATCGTCAACGCCGCCCTGCAGGAAGATGTCGATGCCATCGGGCTGTCGATTCTCTCCGGCGCGCACATGCACCTGTTCCCGCGCATCATGGAGCTGAAGCGCGAGAAAAAGCTGGACGATGTCATCCTGATCGCCGGCGGCATCATCCCCGATCACGATATCCCGGAGCTGAAGAAGATGGGGATTGCAGAGATCTTCCCTCCCGGCAGCTCGCTCGAGGAAATCGTCAACTTCGTCCGCAATCATGTCCGGTGA
- the lexA gene encoding transcriptional repressor LexA, with translation MKLTRRQKEILDFVAGFIAREGYSPSMEEIAENFHFASLNAVFKHLEALEARGYLHRDANHARSIELRKIDAPAVRSLPLYGHIAAGRPIEAVSAPEALTVPEDLLSGRGSHYVLRVQGESMIDEQIRDGDYVVVEARNQAENGETIVALVDGESVTLKKLYRDKSQVRLQPANPAVPPIVLDGARVQVQGVVVAVMRKYK, from the coding sequence ATGAAGCTGACCAGGCGGCAAAAAGAGATCCTCGACTTCGTCGCAGGGTTCATTGCGCGTGAGGGATATTCACCGAGCATGGAGGAGATCGCCGAGAACTTCCACTTTGCGTCGCTCAATGCAGTCTTCAAGCATCTGGAAGCACTCGAAGCGCGCGGCTATCTTCATCGCGATGCCAACCACGCCAGGTCGATTGAACTGAGGAAGATCGACGCCCCGGCGGTCCGGTCCCTCCCGTTGTACGGCCACATCGCAGCGGGTCGGCCGATCGAGGCGGTGTCTGCTCCTGAGGCCCTTACCGTTCCCGAGGACCTGCTTTCCGGGCGCGGTTCCCACTATGTGCTTCGGGTTCAGGGGGAATCGATGATCGACGAGCAGATCCGGGATGGAGACTATGTGGTCGTCGAAGCGCGCAATCAGGCTGAGAACGGCGAGACGATCGTGGCTCTCGTGGACGGGGAGAGCGTCACGCTCAAGAAGTTGTATCGCGATAAATCCCAGGTGCGCCTGCAACCGGCCAACCCGGCTGTTCCCCCTATCGTTTTGGATGGCGCTCGTGTTCAGGTTCAGGGTGTGGTTGTGGCCGTAATGCGCAAATATAAGTGA
- a CDS encoding sigma-70 family RNA polymerase sigma factor: protein MTKKNLNPGGVAADPDLLAQWIEEAKKGDIGAFQKIYDLFSRKVLNFIYRMVASIEEAEDLTQETFITVYQKLGSLKDDAKFEPWLFRIARNYVYQKYRRRTPATVSVDLRDEEGRSVAELVDERKDPQEAFQAGELERVVQKVIIDLPEKYREVFVLSAIQNLSYQEIAEIVGRSLPSIKTDIHRARLQVRKRVKEYLKVP from the coding sequence TTGACGAAGAAAAACCTGAACCCGGGCGGCGTTGCAGCAGACCCCGATCTCCTGGCGCAATGGATCGAGGAGGCCAAGAAAGGAGACATCGGAGCCTTTCAGAAGATCTATGACCTGTTCTCGCGCAAGGTCTTGAACTTCATTTACCGAATGGTGGCCTCGATTGAGGAAGCGGAGGATCTGACTCAGGAGACTTTTATAACAGTGTACCAAAAGCTGGGTTCTTTGAAGGATGATGCGAAGTTCGAACCGTGGCTTTTTCGCATCGCGAGAAACTATGTGTATCAAAAGTATCGCCGCCGCACTCCCGCTACCGTCTCGGTGGATTTGCGGGACGAGGAAGGGCGAAGCGTAGCGGAACTGGTTGATGAGCGCAAAGATCCCCAGGAGGCGTTTCAGGCCGGGGAGCTCGAACGTGTGGTGCAAAAAGTTATCATCGATCTTCCGGAAAAGTACAGGGAGGTTTTCGTCCTCTCTGCCATTCAAAATCTCAGCTATCAGGAAATCGCCGAAATCGTCGGACGAAGCCTGCCCAGCATCAAGACGGACATTCATCGGGCCCGGCTTCAGGTCCGCAAACGAGTCAAGGAATACCTGAAGGTGCCATAA
- a CDS encoding ADP-ribosylglycohydrolase family protein: MDPQVVRSRFVGAMVGFAVGDALGMPAQFLSREQIRSYYGKHLTTFTRAHEGHASRFLPHGSYTDDTQMMLATAECLVECGRMEPAQQADALLSWYANTVPHRTPMRANELACKHLAAGKPWNKSGVFSGGCGAAIRMPPVGLLYFRNAEALVRAALDDCIITHTDPRAKAASVAVAYLIARLVQSNEHSSPGDQVLEIADCVHRIDADMAAMLRWVTQIVHLPPEEALFEIGTSSDSLEVVPAAAYCFLKHPRQFADAVLIAVNAGDASDSIAALTGSFVGALAGLEVIPKEWRDGVEDSDVLVAIGEQLAAVAERQVANAATA, encoded by the coding sequence ATGGATCCTCAGGTTGTAAGGAGCCGTTTCGTCGGCGCCATGGTTGGATTCGCCGTAGGGGACGCGCTGGGAATGCCTGCTCAGTTCCTCTCGCGCGAGCAGATACGGAGCTACTACGGAAAGCACCTCACGACCTTCACCCGGGCACACGAAGGGCACGCAAGCCGATTTTTGCCGCACGGATCCTACACAGACGACACGCAGATGATGCTGGCAACGGCTGAATGCCTGGTCGAATGCGGCAGAATGGAACCGGCACAACAGGCGGACGCCCTGCTCTCCTGGTACGCGAACACGGTCCCGCATCGAACGCCGATGCGCGCCAACGAATTGGCGTGCAAGCATCTCGCCGCCGGCAAGCCGTGGAACAAGAGCGGCGTGTTCAGCGGCGGCTGCGGCGCCGCGATACGAATGCCGCCCGTCGGCCTCCTCTATTTCCGCAATGCGGAGGCTCTGGTGCGGGCGGCTCTGGATGACTGCATCATCACGCATACGGATCCGCGGGCCAAAGCCGCATCCGTGGCTGTTGCATACCTCATTGCGCGGCTCGTGCAGTCCAACGAGCACAGCTCGCCCGGAGATCAGGTGCTCGAAATCGCCGACTGCGTCCACAGGATCGACGCCGACATGGCGGCAATGCTGCGCTGGGTAACCCAGATTGTCCATCTGCCCCCCGAGGAAGCCCTCTTCGAGATCGGGACAAGCTCCGATTCGCTGGAGGTGGTGCCGGCCGCAGCCTACTGCTTTCTCAAGCATCCCAGGCAGTTCGCGGACGCCGTGCTCATTGCAGTCAATGCCGGTGACGCATCCGACTCCATCGCAGCCCTGACCGGAAGCTTCGTCGGCGCGCTTGCCGGCCTGGAGGTCATTCCCAAGGAGTGGAGAGACGGAGTCGAGGACAGCGATGTGCTCGTGGCAATCGGGGAGCAGCTGGCGGCCGTCGCGGAGCGGCAAGTCGCAAATGCGGCCACGGCCTGA
- a CDS encoding DUF47 family protein, whose amino-acid sequence MARLFKKDEKFYRIFSQMTVYLLEAAGILQKMVAEPDGELHPLASRIKDLEHLGDELTHRVIDELNKTFITPIDREDIHDLSMALDDVLDLIDATAGRIVLFQIRVPIREVPEMASVLLSQVREISAAISRLQDNDHVVERCVEINRLENDADRLFQSAIGSLFQEVKDPIDVIKRKEIIESMERATDKAEDVSNVLESIVVKNA is encoded by the coding sequence ATGGCCAGACTGTTTAAAAAAGACGAAAAATTCTACCGGATCTTCAGCCAGATGACCGTCTACCTTCTGGAGGCCGCCGGGATCCTGCAAAAAATGGTCGCGGAACCGGATGGCGAGCTGCACCCGCTGGCGAGCAGGATCAAGGACCTCGAGCACCTGGGCGATGAGCTCACTCACAGAGTGATCGATGAGCTGAACAAGACGTTCATAACCCCGATTGATCGCGAAGACATCCACGACCTGTCGATGGCACTGGACGATGTGCTTGACCTGATCGATGCCACGGCCGGGCGAATCGTGCTTTTCCAGATCCGGGTGCCAATCCGCGAGGTGCCGGAAATGGCCTCGGTCCTGTTAAGCCAGGTGAGAGAGATCTCGGCAGCAATCAGCCGCCTCCAGGACAACGATCATGTCGTGGAGCGGTGTGTCGAGATCAACCGGCTGGAAAACGATGCGGACCGGCTCTTTCAGTCGGCGATCGGAAGCCTGTTCCAGGAAGTCAAGGATCCCATTGATGTGATCAAGCGGAAGGAAATCATCGAGAGCATGGAACGCGCCACGGACAAGGCTGAAGATGTCTCCAATGTACTCGAGTCCATCGTCGTGAAGAACGCCTGA
- a CDS encoding PDZ domain-containing protein, which translates to MKFPKFNKKGGLALVGIILIAFGGVSLVLAQRQPVRQILRLSLDGAYLGIEMEDVTADNMAKYKLASETGVIVRSVEKGSPAETARLQENDIILEYAGIPVFSAAELTRLVQETPVNRTVSLVISRDGKRSNLTLKVGERKDGVLSDRVQIVPPGEPGRVFSLNGRQFQFSQPGGGVFDFSGPGGNRALRYFMLSRPQLGVTVEAVTDQMATFLGMPGRKGALVTSVTQGSPAAAVLRAGDVIVSVDGKAVAEPADLTQALANKEPGSKVDLKVVRDKKEIPVAVEFPKSAAAARGIKI; encoded by the coding sequence ATGAAATTTCCTAAGTTCAACAAAAAAGGTGGCTTGGCTCTGGTCGGCATCATCCTGATCGCTTTCGGCGGCGTGAGCCTGGTGCTTGCTCAACGCCAGCCGGTCCGCCAGATCCTGCGCCTCAGTCTCGACGGGGCCTATTTGGGGATCGAGATGGAGGATGTAACCGCCGATAACATGGCCAAGTATAAGCTGGCCTCCGAAACCGGTGTCATCGTTCGATCGGTCGAGAAAGGTAGCCCGGCTGAAACCGCGCGCCTGCAAGAGAACGACATCATCCTCGAATATGCGGGTATTCCCGTTTTCTCCGCTGCGGAACTGACCCGTCTGGTGCAGGAGACCCCCGTCAACCGCACTGTGAGCCTCGTCATCAGCCGTGACGGCAAGAGGTCCAACCTGACGCTGAAGGTCGGTGAGCGGAAAGACGGTGTACTGTCCGATCGCGTTCAGATCGTCCCCCCGGGCGAACCCGGCCGGGTGTTCAGCCTCAACGGCCGGCAATTCCAGTTCAGTCAGCCGGGAGGGGGCGTGTTCGATTTCAGTGGCCCGGGCGGTAATCGGGCTTTGCGGTATTTCATGCTCTCGCGGCCACAGCTCGGAGTGACGGTCGAGGCCGTGACGGACCAGATGGCGACGTTCCTCGGCATGCCGGGCAGGAAGGGCGCACTCGTCACATCCGTGACGCAGGGGTCGCCCGCCGCGGCAGTACTCCGTGCCGGGGATGTGATTGTGTCCGTCGATGGGAAAGCCGTCGCCGAACCAGCGGACCTTACCCAGGCCCTTGCCAATAAAGAGCCGGGTTCCAAGGTCGATCTGAAAGTCGTTCGGGATAAAAAGGAGATTCCCGTTGCCGTAGAGTTTCCCAAATCAGCGGCGGCGGCACGCGGCATCAAGATCTAA
- a CDS encoding glucose 1-dehydrogenase, whose protein sequence is MLQGKTALVTGASSGIGRATARAMARHGARVACAGRQLKALQKEVESIIAAGGDAVALAGDLRNEDDRRRLVSETVARLGGLDILVNAAGTIANGTIENTSLADWRTMFEINLEAVFALMQLAVPHLEKNQGCIVNVSSVTGIRAFPGVLAYCVSKAGVDQLTRCAALELAPKGIRVNAVDPGVVVSNLHRRGGMGEEKYQAFLEHSKTTHPIGRVGQPEDVADAILFLASGQAAWITGASLPIDGGRHQTCAR, encoded by the coding sequence ATGCTACAAGGGAAAACTGCATTGGTAACCGGCGCCAGCAGCGGTATCGGCCGCGCCACGGCTCGCGCCATGGCACGGCATGGGGCGCGCGTCGCCTGCGCGGGCAGGCAGCTCAAAGCCCTGCAAAAGGAGGTCGAATCCATCATCGCCGCCGGCGGGGATGCGGTCGCCCTGGCCGGCGACCTCAGGAACGAAGATGACCGCCGGAGACTCGTTTCGGAAACCGTCGCTCGCCTCGGCGGTCTCGACATCCTCGTGAATGCGGCGGGCACGATCGCCAACGGCACCATCGAAAATACCAGCCTTGCCGACTGGCGCACGATGTTCGAAATCAATCTGGAAGCGGTCTTCGCGCTGATGCAGCTCGCCGTGCCGCATCTGGAGAAAAACCAAGGCTGCATCGTGAATGTGAGCAGCGTAACCGGCATCCGCGCCTTTCCCGGTGTTCTTGCCTACTGCGTCAGCAAGGCCGGCGTCGATCAGTTGACGCGCTGTGCCGCACTCGAGCTCGCGCCCAAGGGAATCCGGGTAAACGCGGTTGATCCGGGAGTCGTGGTTTCCAACCTCCACCGCCGCGGAGGCATGGGGGAGGAGAAGTACCAGGCCTTTCTGGAGCACAGCAAAACCACTCACCCGATCGGGCGTGTGGGCCAGCCGGAAGACGTCGCCGACGCGATCCTGTTCTTGGCCTCAGGCCAGGCCGCCTGGATCACCGGGGCCAGCCTTCCGATCGATGGCGGCCGCCACCAGACCTGCGCCAGGTGA
- a CDS encoding tetratricopeptide repeat protein, translated as MRTGSVRMHGGIFTGSCLLFTLSMAAPHLPAQNAEIGKIRSIAESQHEIVIILIKKRDFGKAAEEANKMFQMKWPADQEPVLKDELLRFSDLFRHYGQPALAVQLLETNLSMFKSDKIKAEIWKDKGYLFKEMGQDDKALECFREAKRLEGKIPLRTAVVKK; from the coding sequence ATGAGAACCGGCAGCGTTCGGATGCATGGAGGCATTTTTACCGGCTCGTGCCTGCTGTTCACGCTCTCGATGGCGGCACCGCATCTGCCGGCGCAAAACGCCGAAATCGGCAAGATCCGCAGCATCGCCGAGTCCCAGCATGAGATCGTGATAATCCTGATCAAGAAGAGAGATTTCGGCAAGGCCGCCGAGGAAGCCAACAAGATGTTCCAGATGAAGTGGCCGGCGGATCAGGAGCCGGTACTCAAGGATGAATTGCTGAGGTTCTCTGATCTGTTCCGTCATTACGGCCAGCCCGCCCTTGCCGTGCAACTGCTGGAAACGAATTTGAGCATGTTCAAGTCCGACAAAATCAAAGCCGAGATCTGGAAGGATAAGGGCTATCTGTTCAAGGAGATGGGCCAGGACGACAAGGCCCTCGAGTGCTTCCGCGAGGCCAAACGCCTGGAGGGCAAGATCCCTCTTCGTACTGCGGTCGTCAAAAAGTAG
- a CDS encoding zf-HC2 domain-containing protein: protein MDCRQCNDDLTAYIDGELADSTADEMSRHLEKCRPCHDEYQDLRDSAVFVVSHTQELEPVPEIWNNLRSRIAEMPAPADAFGFFRFLVVNRWAAATATLAATLILALGLWGYMQYQQSQNELETYMNDYIQMRTITERLHTLQLMEADNTPPSVETAAPGSVENPFADIRPVSYSNPFRSEER, encoded by the coding sequence ATGGATTGCCGACAATGCAACGATGATTTGACAGCCTACATAGATGGGGAGCTCGCCGACTCCACAGCGGATGAGATGAGCCGTCATCTGGAAAAGTGCAGGCCGTGCCATGACGAATATCAGGACTTGAGAGATTCGGCAGTTTTTGTGGTGTCGCACACACAGGAACTGGAGCCGGTCCCTGAAATCTGGAACAACCTGCGTTCCCGGATAGCCGAGATGCCGGCCCCTGCCGACGCCTTCGGCTTTTTTCGCTTCCTGGTGGTGAATCGCTGGGCCGCGGCAACCGCAACTCTGGCGGCAACCCTCATTCTCGCGCTCGGGCTGTGGGGCTACATGCAGTACCAGCAGTCACAGAACGAACTCGAAACATATATGAATGACTACATCCAGATGCGCACCATCACGGAACGGCTTCACACTTTGCAGCTGATGGAAGCTGACAACACCCCACCCAGCGTCGAAACCGCAGCACCAGGCTCCGTGGAAAACCCGTTCGCAGATATCCGCCCCGTGTCTTATAGCAATCCCTTCAGGTCGGAGGAAAGATGA
- a CDS encoding methylmalonyl-CoA mutase family protein: MKIAEKGAQKPPTREFTTISGHPVKEIYTAQDLPGFDYLRDLGEPGEFPFTRGVYKNMYRGRLWTMRQFAGFGEAEDTNLRFKYLLKHGQTGLSVAFDYPTLFGYDSDHPESYGEVGRCGVAIDSLADMEALFDGIRLDQVTTSMTTNAPAAVIWAMYLATAEKQGADWKDLAGTIQNDILKEYIAQKTFIYPPRPSMRLITDTMAFGSRFVPRWNTISISGYHIREAGATAIQELAFTLRDGIEYVDYGINAGMKVDEFAPRLSFFFDVHNDFFEEIAKLRAARRIWARTMKDRYHARDTRSLLCRIHCQTAGVSLTAQQPYNNVVRVTLQALAAVLGGTQSLHTNSLDETLALPTEKSVTIALRTQQIIAHESGVPNTIDPLAGSYFVETLTNEMAAAAGSYFDRIDAMGGMVPAIERGYPQREIQESSYQFSKAVDRKEKIIVGVNEFVTEEPPPMDILVIDDAVQQRQCARLKKLRAERNGALVEKNLSELKRAAEGTENLMHPILDCVRSYATLGEISDALRVVFGEYQEPSIF; this comes from the coding sequence ATGAAAATCGCAGAGAAGGGCGCTCAAAAACCACCTACGCGTGAGTTCACAACCATCTCGGGGCATCCCGTCAAGGAGATTTACACCGCACAGGATCTGCCTGGATTCGACTACCTGCGGGATCTGGGGGAACCGGGCGAGTTTCCATTCACGCGCGGCGTGTACAAGAACATGTACCGCGGGCGCCTGTGGACGATGCGACAGTTTGCCGGCTTCGGTGAAGCGGAGGATACCAACCTCCGGTTCAAGTACCTGCTCAAGCATGGTCAGACGGGGCTGTCCGTCGCCTTTGATTATCCGACGCTCTTCGGCTATGACTCCGACCACCCCGAGTCCTACGGCGAAGTGGGACGGTGCGGCGTGGCGATCGATTCACTGGCCGACATGGAGGCGCTCTTCGACGGCATCCGGCTGGATCAAGTCACGACCTCGATGACCACGAACGCGCCTGCAGCCGTCATATGGGCGATGTACCTGGCAACCGCGGAAAAGCAGGGGGCGGACTGGAAGGATCTCGCGGGAACGATCCAGAACGACATCCTCAAGGAATACATTGCGCAAAAGACCTTCATTTACCCGCCGCGACCGTCCATGCGCCTCATCACGGACACCATGGCGTTCGGGAGCCGATTCGTACCGCGCTGGAACACGATTTCGATCAGCGGGTACCACATCCGTGAAGCCGGTGCGACCGCGATTCAGGAACTGGCCTTCACTCTGCGGGACGGCATCGAATATGTCGATTACGGGATCAACGCGGGGATGAAGGTAGATGAATTCGCGCCGCGGCTCAGCTTCTTTTTCGACGTCCACAACGATTTCTTCGAAGAGATCGCAAAGCTCCGGGCTGCGCGCAGGATCTGGGCGCGCACCATGAAGGATCGATATCACGCCCGGGACACCCGTTCCCTGCTGTGCCGGATTCACTGCCAGACGGCAGGCGTATCTCTCACCGCACAGCAGCCCTACAACAATGTGGTGCGGGTCACGCTGCAGGCACTGGCCGCGGTGCTCGGCGGGACCCAGTCGCTGCACACCAATTCCCTGGATGAAACGCTTGCACTGCCGACGGAGAAGTCGGTCACGATTGCGTTGCGAACCCAGCAGATCATCGCCCACGAGAGCGGCGTGCCGAATACCATCGATCCTCTCGCCGGCTCCTATTTCGTCGAGACCCTTACCAATGAGATGGCAGCCGCTGCCGGCTCCTACTTCGACCGCATCGATGCCATGGGAGGCATGGTTCCGGCAATCGAGCGCGGCTATCCGCAGCGTGAGATCCAGGAATCCTCGTATCAGTTCTCGAAAGCCGTCGATCGCAAGGAAAAGATCATTGTCGGTGTCAACGAGTTCGTCACCGAAGAACCGCCGCCCATGGACATCCTGGTGATCGACGATGCCGTGCAGCAGCGCCAGTGCGCCAGGCTGAAAAAACTGCGGGCTGAACGCAACGGTGCGTTGGTGGAGAAAAACCTGTCGGAATTGAAGCGTGCGGCCGAGGGCACGGAAAACCTGATGCACCCTATCCTCGACTGCGTCCGTTCTTATGCCACCCTGGGCGAGATAAGCGATGCACTGCGCGTCGTCTTCGGTGAATATCAGGAGCCGAGCATCTTTTAG